The following is a genomic window from Marinobacter sp. NP-4(2019).
GATCGCTGTCCAAAGCAGGAGATTCCGCGACTCGGCGTACCGCCGATCACCGGTGGCTCGCTCTAGTGTCAGGGTATTCATGCCGGGCCATCCTGTGACCCACGACCTGTTCGAACTGTCGGCCTTCTGCCATACTCACTGCAAGCAATCCGAAGACTGGCAAATCCATGAGATTCAGGCGAAATACAGCAAGGCGGCGTATACAACAAGAGGCCGGTGGCCGCCCGTAACCCTCATAATCAAACACAATCTGCCGATAGATACTGTTGTTGGTGCACCAGACCGGAGTGAAGTGTGGAAAAACCTGAATCAGTGACAAACAAAGTCGTCAAAGGGCTTCTGCACCCCGTTTTTCCAGTACTGATTCTTATCGTTTTTCTCGGATTTGCTTCTGTTCTCAAATACGGCATAGAGCGGCAGGACAGGCACCAGCTTGAAAACAACCTGGCCGGCGAAACCCAAGCCATGGCCGTCAACCTCGAGCGGGAATTCCTGGCCCACGTACAAGCGATTCGCCGCATGGCAAGACGCCTTGAGGCGAATCCGAACATGACGAAAGAGTTGTGGCGCGAGGACGCCAGAAACTATCTGGACGACTTCGGCGTCTATCAGGCCCTGGAATGGATTGACCGGCAGTTCGTGATTCGCTGGCTGGAACCCCTGTCCGGCAACGAAGAGGTGATCGGCTACAATGTGGCGTTTTCCCCGGAACGCCGCACGGCTCTGGAGGCTGCGCAAGCCAACGGCACCATCGATATCTCCGGTGTGATCGACCTCAGGCAGGGGGGCAAGGGCCTGGTCATCTATGTTCCGGTGCACTCCGGCGATGAAAACAACGGATTCATCGCCGGCGTCTTCCAGATGGAAACCCTGGCTCGCCAATTACTGACCCGCAGGGTCCTGGACGCCTTCCATATTCGCATTTCTGAAGATGATGCCCTTGCCTACGAACTCAACATAGACGGCGAGTTTGCCACTGATTATTCCCACACCGTCGACGTGGACCTGCCGACGATGAACTGGTCGCTGACGGTTACCCCGTCAACCGACTGGGTCAACAACCGCAAGAGCATATGGCCCTGGGCTACGTTTACCTCCATTCTGTTCATGGGGATACTGACCAGCCTGACAACGTTGCTGGTCCAGATCTTGCTCAAGCGCAATCGCGCCCTGTTGAAGACCCGTAAAGAACTGGAGTTTGAAATAGACCAGCGCAAAGCGGTGCAGCAGGATCTGCTCCGCCTGGAATCCACCGACGCCCTGACCGGACTCGCAAACCGCCGTTTCTTCATGGAAGACCTCAGCCACACCCTCAGCATTGCCGACCGGCAGATGCGCCAGGTCGCTCTGGTGATGATGGATCTCGACCGCTTCCAGATGCTCAACGACACCCTTGGCCACCAGTTCGGGGACGAATTGCTGATCAAGGTATCCGAGCGCCTGAACAGCCTGAGCAGTGAGAAGGTCCTGGTGGCCTACTCCGGTGGAGACGAGTTCATGATCTGCCAGCAACATGTAGACAGCCTGGACGACGTCATTCATCTGCTGGGCCAGATCAAGCAATGTTTCTCAGAACCTTTCGAGGTCCAGAATCAGGCCCACTGCGTCACCGCGACCATGGGCGTTGCGGTCTATCCACAGAGTGGTCTGGATACCGACACCCTACTCCGTAATGCCGATATTGCCCTATACCGGGCCAAGGAGCAGGGACGCAACACCTACCAGTTCTATACCGAAGGCATGCAGGAGCGGGAGGTCATGCGCCTGGAACTGGATAAGGACCTCAGTCAGGCGCTTGCCAACGACGAGTTTGTGCTCCACTTCCAGCCACAGGTCGACCTGGAAAGCACCAGAATCAACAGTGCTGAGGCCCTGATACGATGGCAACACCCGCGCCGTGGACTGCTGCCTCCAATCGAGTTTATCCCGCTGGCCGAGGAGAGCGGCCGCATCACCGAGATCGGACGCTGGGTCGTGATGGCCGCCTGTCAGCAGCTTGCCCGGTGGCGCGGTACGCCTTTCGAGCATCTCAGGGTTGCGGTCAACCTCTCTGGACGTGAGCTGGATGATGAAAGTCTGGTGGACCATATTCAGGAAGCCCTGGAGACCCACAAGGTGCCGCCACACCAGTTGGAGGTGGAGCTGACTGAAGAAATCTTTATCCAGAACATCGAACACAATCTCAATCAGCTGTCCCGGCTCCACCAGTTGGGCGTCCACCTTGCCATCGATGATTTCGGGGTGGGCTACTCATCACTGGGCTATCTGCGGGACTTTCCGGTCGACTTGCTGAAAATCGACCGCTCATTTATTACCGAGGTCACCGAGCGGCACGACGATGCGGTGATCACCCGGGCGGTGATCAATCTGGCACACAACCTTGGCATCCGGGTTGTGGCGGAGGGTGTCGAGACCATGGAGCAGTTGGCGTTCCTGAAGGATCACCAGTGTGACCTGGCCCAGGGGTACCTGATCAGTCGGCCGGTTCCCGCTGCCGCACTGGAAAAAGCCCTGAGCGAAGGTACTATGGTTACCGACGTTCCGGCGGATAGCCGCATCTAGCCGGCGCCGTTTAACTGTCGTTTCGGACCATTTCCAGCAAGGTAAGATTCCATGACCAGCCGCTACCTGACCCCTGAACAAGACCGGAAAATCCGCCAGTGGGAGCGCTGGAACCGGAATTATTTTATTTTTGCCTTCGTGGCGCTGACGATTATTCTGGTGTTCAGCAGCCAGTTGGGCTTGTCCAGTGGTGAAAGCTGGGGGCCTCTCGGGGTTCTGATCGCGGTGCTGATCACGCCGATTATTGTGCTTCAGTTGCGGCTGGCCTGTCCGGCCTGTGGTCGCAAGATTGGCTGGCAGGCGAAGCTGATGGCGCCGGACCAGTGCAAGGCCTGCGGGACATTCCTTCGCGCCAAGGGCCAATAGTACCTTTCCTTTCTTCAAAAACCTTTGACCTGTGAGCCGCTCATAGGTTTTAGAGTATCATTGGGTTGTTGGAGTTTGCCGTGTCAAGGCAGTAACGACTTCCGAAAACCGCTGTGAATACGTCCCTGTACGCTTGCTCTTCGCCATCCATGGCTACGAGCATTTTCGAAAGTCGTTACTGCCTTAACACTCCGCTTACTTCAGTCGTGGATTCCTGTACCTATTTACTGATGGCGGGGCCCAAAATAGATGATGAAAGTCAAAGACATTGCAAAAGCTGCCGGCGTAAATCCAGATACCGTGCGTTTCTATACCCGGGAAAACCTGTTGAAGCCGACCCGCAATCCGGACAACAACTATCAGCAGTTTAATGCCGAGGACCTTCGGCGGCTGCGGTTTGCCCGCAAGGCCCGGCAGTTGGGCTTTTCGCTGCCGGAGATCCGGCAGATTCTGGAGCAGGCGGATGGCCATAATTCTCCGTGTCCGATGGTGCGGGATGTATTCCAGCAGCGGCTGGCGGAGGTGGAACGGGAAATTCGGGAGCTGCAGGAGCTGCGCCAGCGGATGACGTCAGCGATGGCGGCCTGGCAGGACATGCCGGACGGTACGCCGGATGGCCATACCATTTGCCGGTTGATCGAACACTGGGAAGACCCGATGCCCCCTCACCGGGCAGACAGTCAGAGTGAGGAGCACTAACGAATGACCGATGCACCTGTACTACAGACCACTCTCAATATTTCCGGCGCCTCGTGCCAGGGCTGTGTGAAGAAGATCCGAACCGCTTTGGAGCCGCTCATTGGTGATTCAGAGCTGGTGGAAGTGGATCTTGAGCAGCAGACCGTCGCCCTGCCAGAGGGGGTGGATGCCACCGAGGCTGCGCGGATCGTGACGGAAACCGGCTACCCGGCAGAGCCCATCAGGGAAACGTCAGAGCCTTCCAGTTGCTGTACATCCACGGCCGGGGACGCCAGAGAAAATGAGGGCCCGACGGATTATCCGTCCCGTGATGCCCCCGAGGCAGTTGGCGAAAGCAATCGGGCAGAACCGGCCACCACAGGAAACGGGCAGATTCATCTTTCCGTGACCGGTGCCACCTGCGCCTCCTGTGTGAACACTATTGAGCAAGCCCTGATGTCGGTGGCCGGTATCAGCCATGCCCATATGAATCTGGCAGACAACACCGCAACGGCCACGGGTGAGGCAGATCCTCAGGCTCTGGTGAAAGCCGTGGAGAGTGTCGGTTATGGCGCCAGTGTGATTGAAGATGAGGACGAAGCGGACGACCGCAAGCAGGAAGAGGACCGGAAGCAGTACAAGACCCTGCTGGTCAAGATGGCGGTCAGTCTGGGGCTGGGCCTGGGATTGATGGTCTGGGGCATGGGCTTTGGCACCATGATGGTGACAGACGCGAATCAGGCCACCTGGCTCGGGCTGGGTGCATTGACCCTGGTCATTATGGCAGTCACCGGCGGTCACTTCTTTACCGGCGCCTGGAAAGCCTTCAAGCACCACAACGCCAACATGGACACTCTGATCGCCCTCGGCACCGGTACCGCCTGGCTCTACTCCATGGTCGTGGCCAGCGTACCCGGCGTATTGCCGGAGATGGCACGCCATGTGTACTTTGAAGCCTCGGCGATGATCATCGGCCTGATCAACCTGGGCCAGGCACTGGAGCTGAGAGCAAAGGGCAAGACGTCGGAGGCCGTGCGTCGGCTGCTGGACCTGCGAGCGAAAACCGCCCGGGTGATCCGTGACTGTGAAGAACGGGATATGCCCGTGGAGGAGGTCCGCAAGGGCGATCGCATCCGGGTCCGACCCGGGGAGAAACTGCCCGTCGACGGTGTGATTGCCGAAGGCTCGACCCGGATTGATGAAAGCATGCTCACCGGTGAGCCAATGCCGGTGAGCAAATCCGAAGGCGATGAGGTGTCCGCCGGCACCCTGAACACCCATGGCTCGATTGTTTATGAGGCCACCCGGGTGGGCAGCGAAACCGCACTGGCGCAGATCATCAGGCTGGTGAAGAAAGCGCAGGGTTCCAAGCCCGCCATAGGCCGGCTGGCCGACAGGATTTCGTCGGTGTTCGTGCCCACGGTCATGCTTATTGCCGTAGTGGCTGCACTGGTCTGGTACAACGTCGGCCCGGAACCGGCGGTGGTCCATATGATGGTGGCAGCCACCACGGTGCTGATTATCGCCTGTCCTTGCGCCCTTGGCCTGGCCACCCCCATGTCCGTCATGGTTGGGGTTGGCAAGGCGGCGGAGTATGGCGCGCTGATTCGCCAGGGCGATGCCCTGCAAACCGCCGGCAAGCTGGACCTGGTGATTCTGGACAAGACCGGCACCATTACCGAAGGTCATCCGGCGGTCACACATGTGCATGCCGCCAATGGTGATGAACAACGCCTGTTAGCGATCGCCGCTGGCCTGGAGCAGCATTCCGAGCATCCCTTGGCAGAGGCCATCCTTGCCAGAGCGGAACAGGACAAAATTCAGCCTGAAAAGGTGAACCGCTTTGAAGCTGTCAACGGGAAGGGGGTCAAAGGCGAGCTCGACAACCAACCGGTACGCCTGGGCAACCGCCGCTGGCTGGAAGATGAGGGGCTGTCCTGCAACGGACTTACCGATGCCGCCCGGACCATCACCGAAGAAGCCGGAACCCCGCTTTTCCTGGCTAAGGGCGATGATGTGCTGGGCGTTATCGGAGTCGCCGATGCCATCAAGCCGGATTCCAAAGCCGCGATCCAGCGCCTGCATGACGACGGCATCCGGGTCATGATGGTCACCGGTGACGTGGACGCCACCGCCAGGGCCATTGCCGCCAAGGCCGGTATCGACGACTATCGCGCGGAGGTGCTGCCGGCAGACAAGGCCGGGGTGGTCAGTGAAATGCGTGGCAAGGGTTATACCGTTGCCATGGTCGGTGATGGTATCAACGACGCTCCGGCTCTGGCCGCGGCTGATGTCGGCTTTGCCATCGGTACCGGCACCGATGTTGCTATTGAAAGTGCCGCCATCACGCTGATGCGAGGCTCGCTGCATGGCGTGCCCGATGCCATTGAAATCTCCCGCGCCACAGTAAAAAACATCCACCAAAACCTGTTTGGCGCGTTTGTCTACAACACAATGGGTATTCCGGTGGCTGCCGGCCTGCTCTACCCTGTCTGGGGAATACTGATGAGCCCGATCTTTGCTGGCGCCGCCATGTCCCTGTCATCAGTCACGGTGGTCTCCAACGCCAACCGCCTGAGGTTGTTCCGGACCAGCCACAAAAACATCGACACCCCGCAACAGGAGCGGAACTGATGAGCACACTTCTGGTCAACTCCGGAGGATTATTACTGATGGCTGCCATCGTCTGGTGGTTCTGGCTGTCACCGTCATCCGCCGGCACCTCCGACGACGATCACAGCCACCATCACTGAGGAAATTGACATGACCTTACGTAAAAAAGCTTTCGGCCTAACCGCCGCTTTTGGTCTTAACATCCTTGCCGGTACCCCGTTGCTGGCGGCGGAAGGCACTAATAGCATCCATGTATATAAGTCCCCTTCCTGCGGCTGCTGTAGCGACTGGGTGGATCACCTGGAAGACAACGGCTTTGACATTGAAGTTACAGAAACCAATGACCTCAACCAGATCAAAATCGACGCAGGTCTGACCCCGGCGCTGGCCAGCTGCCACACCGCTTTCATAGGTGACTACGTCATCGAAGGCCACGTCCCCGCCAACGACATCCAGCGCCTCATCGCCGACGCGCCCAAAGCCAAGGGTCTGAGTGTTCCTGGTATGCCCGCGGGATCGCCGGGTATGGAAGTGGGTGACCGCAAGGATCATTATCAGGTTCTGCTATTCAACGAACAGGGCCAGTCCAAGGTGTTCGCGGAGTACAATTAATGACTTTTCGGGTCTGACGCATCCCGTCATAACCGGTATACTCCGCCCCTGACATTCACTATTCGCCAGCCAGGTCCCGTTCATGCTCAATGCCGACGCTCTCAGCCAGTTGCGCCAGCTGAAAACCGACATCAAGGAAAACAAGGTGGTCTTTCCCGGCACCGTCAAAGCCACCAACGGACGTTTCGGTTTCGTAGCACTGGATGAGGGCCGGGACGTATTTCTGCCACCGGAAGAAATGCAGAAAGTGCTGCCCGGTGACCGCGTCAAGGTGGCCGAACAGGAAGGCGACAAGGGCAAAATCCAGGGCGTGGTGGACGAGTTGCTGGAAAGCAGCCTGACCACCTTCGTCGGCCGCTATCTGATCAAGGGCAAGGGGCACTTTGTGGTGCCGGAAACCCCCGGTATCAATCGCTGGATCTTCATCCCACCGAAAGAGCGGATGAACGCCGAGCAGGACGACTTCATTTACTGCCGCATCCACAAACATCCGATCAAGGATGGCAAGGGCCAGGCCAAGATCCTCAAAGTCATTGGCAAGGCTGGAGAGCCGGGTATAGAGCGGTCCTTTACTCTGGCCACCTTCGACCTGCCGGACGTCTGGCCGGAAGCGGTAAAGAAACAGGCGGAAGCCCTGGACGAAGGCACCATTGAAGCCAGGTCCGGTGATCGCGAAGATCGCACCGCCCAGCCTTATGTCACCATCGACAGCCCGGGCACCCAGGATATGGACGACGCCCTGCTGGCGGAACCCAATGCCACCGGCTGGAAGCTGTCCATCGCCATTGCCGACCCCACCGCGGTCATTGAGCCGGGCAGTGCCGCCGAAGCCGAGGCCTTTAACCGGGCCACCGCGATCTATTTCCCCGGTGAGCCCCTGCCGATGCTGCCGGACAGCCTCAGCACCCGGCTGTGCTCGCTGATGCCGGACGTCAAGCGCCTGGCGCTGGTGTGCGACCTGCAGGTCAACAACGATGGCAGCCTGGGCGAGTACAGCTTCCATAAGGCAGTGATCCAGTCCAAGGGAAAACTCAGCTATGAGCTGGTATCCAACCTGATCGAGGGTCGAGAAGACGACGACATCAAGGCTCTGCCCGACGCCGTCG
Proteins encoded in this region:
- a CDS encoding putative bifunctional diguanylate cyclase/phosphodiesterase encodes the protein MEKPESVTNKVVKGLLHPVFPVLILIVFLGFASVLKYGIERQDRHQLENNLAGETQAMAVNLEREFLAHVQAIRRMARRLEANPNMTKELWREDARNYLDDFGVYQALEWIDRQFVIRWLEPLSGNEEVIGYNVAFSPERRTALEAAQANGTIDISGVIDLRQGGKGLVIYVPVHSGDENNGFIAGVFQMETLARQLLTRRVLDAFHIRISEDDALAYELNIDGEFATDYSHTVDVDLPTMNWSLTVTPSTDWVNNRKSIWPWATFTSILFMGILTSLTTLLVQILLKRNRALLKTRKELEFEIDQRKAVQQDLLRLESTDALTGLANRRFFMEDLSHTLSIADRQMRQVALVMMDLDRFQMLNDTLGHQFGDELLIKVSERLNSLSSEKVLVAYSGGDEFMICQQHVDSLDDVIHLLGQIKQCFSEPFEVQNQAHCVTATMGVAVYPQSGLDTDTLLRNADIALYRAKEQGRNTYQFYTEGMQEREVMRLELDKDLSQALANDEFVLHFQPQVDLESTRINSAEALIRWQHPRRGLLPPIEFIPLAEESGRITEIGRWVVMAACQQLARWRGTPFEHLRVAVNLSGRELDDESLVDHIQEALETHKVPPHQLEVELTEEIFIQNIEHNLNQLSRLHQLGVHLAIDDFGVGYSSLGYLRDFPVDLLKIDRSFITEVTERHDDAVITRAVINLAHNLGIRVVAEGVETMEQLAFLKDHQCDLAQGYLISRPVPAAALEKALSEGTMVTDVPADSRI
- a CDS encoding MerR family transcriptional regulator, with protein sequence MKVKDIAKAAGVNPDTVRFYTRENLLKPTRNPDNNYQQFNAEDLRRLRFARKARQLGFSLPEIRQILEQADGHNSPCPMVRDVFQQRLAEVEREIRELQELRQRMTSAMAAWQDMPDGTPDGHTICRLIEHWEDPMPPHRADSQSEEH
- a CDS encoding heavy metal translocating P-type ATPase; protein product: MTDAPVLQTTLNISGASCQGCVKKIRTALEPLIGDSELVEVDLEQQTVALPEGVDATEAARIVTETGYPAEPIRETSEPSSCCTSTAGDARENEGPTDYPSRDAPEAVGESNRAEPATTGNGQIHLSVTGATCASCVNTIEQALMSVAGISHAHMNLADNTATATGEADPQALVKAVESVGYGASVIEDEDEADDRKQEEDRKQYKTLLVKMAVSLGLGLGLMVWGMGFGTMMVTDANQATWLGLGALTLVIMAVTGGHFFTGAWKAFKHHNANMDTLIALGTGTAWLYSMVVASVPGVLPEMARHVYFEASAMIIGLINLGQALELRAKGKTSEAVRRLLDLRAKTARVIRDCEERDMPVEEVRKGDRIRVRPGEKLPVDGVIAEGSTRIDESMLTGEPMPVSKSEGDEVSAGTLNTHGSIVYEATRVGSETALAQIIRLVKKAQGSKPAIGRLADRISSVFVPTVMLIAVVAALVWYNVGPEPAVVHMMVAATTVLIIACPCALGLATPMSVMVGVGKAAEYGALIRQGDALQTAGKLDLVILDKTGTITEGHPAVTHVHAANGDEQRLLAIAAGLEQHSEHPLAEAILARAEQDKIQPEKVNRFEAVNGKGVKGELDNQPVRLGNRRWLEDEGLSCNGLTDAARTITEEAGTPLFLAKGDDVLGVIGVADAIKPDSKAAIQRLHDDGIRVMMVTGDVDATARAIAAKAGIDDYRAEVLPADKAGVVSEMRGKGYTVAMVGDGINDAPALAAADVGFAIGTGTDVAIESAAITLMRGSLHGVPDAIEISRATVKNIHQNLFGAFVYNTMGIPVAAGLLYPVWGILMSPIFAGAAMSLSSVTVVSNANRLRLFRTSHKNIDTPQQERN
- a CDS encoding DUF411 domain-containing protein, which produces MTLRKKAFGLTAAFGLNILAGTPLLAAEGTNSIHVYKSPSCGCCSDWVDHLEDNGFDIEVTETNDLNQIKIDAGLTPALASCHTAFIGDYVIEGHVPANDIQRLIADAPKAKGLSVPGMPAGSPGMEVGDRKDHYQVLLFNEQGQSKVFAEYN
- a CDS encoding ribonuclease R family protein, which produces MLNADALSQLRQLKTDIKENKVVFPGTVKATNGRFGFVALDEGRDVFLPPEEMQKVLPGDRVKVAEQEGDKGKIQGVVDELLESSLTTFVGRYLIKGKGHFVVPETPGINRWIFIPPKERMNAEQDDFIYCRIHKHPIKDGKGQAKILKVIGKAGEPGIERSFTLATFDLPDVWPEAVKKQAEALDEGTIEARSGDREDRTAQPYVTIDSPGTQDMDDALLAEPNATGWKLSIAIADPTAVIEPGSAAEAEAFNRATAIYFPGEPLPMLPDSLSTRLCSLMPDVKRLALVCDLQVNNDGSLGEYSFHKAVIQSKGKLSYELVSNLIEGREDDDIKALPDAVANSLDQLHQTATALRKWRSEHALLSADRPEFRLRLDENKRVRLIEPSVQNEAHRLVEECMVAANRCAADFLSQQPKGLFIQHPGLRDDRADNIRSLLENHAPELAAVDATSAEGFRDLMKRTEQLDAEVPVKAIISRQLARAELTFTAAPHQGMGLPAYTTFTSPLRKFSDFHVHRLIKSILWQEPMGELTEAQLAELQTTQIRARQAANSLENWLKSDFAKTLGADPMTGVISRTVPAGFFVRLDVNGLEGFVSCRTLEGKYGFDPVTLRLIHNKNGRIFQLEQPVTVTFADVDEERKQINFRLVDAEEIARPEEPPKG